A stretch of Electrophorus electricus isolate fEleEle1 chromosome 3, fEleEle1.pri, whole genome shotgun sequence DNA encodes these proteins:
- the LOC113575914 gene encoding uncharacterized protein C1orf146 homolog: MASNSLISWKTTVIVSTSLQNNETLRMLLAQQHRIRLSDGVERGAFVFPLSGTAFMLIAPDEFPEKAQNKELFDRIERFVQIHRNCFLLLQSPVYGIREWEAVSAVHNRFFGSNLKVLPVHSTGDIVKAMLTIAKATSKPHIDSLWDRLSLARAHVIELSSVWELLHDMQLLSDQSTKEDLEIPQP; this comes from the exons ATGGCAAGCAATAGTCTGATTTCATGGAAAACAACTGTTATTGTCAGCACTTCTCTACAG AATAATGAAACTTTGCGGATGCTTTTAGCCCAGCAACACCGAATTCGCCTCTCAGACGGTGTTGAACGCGGTGCCTTCGTGTTTCCTCTGTCAG GAACGGCCTTTATGTTGATCGCCCCAGATGAGTTCCCTGAGAAGGCTCAGAATAAAGAATTATTTGATAGAATTGAAAGATTTGTGCAGATCCACAGAAACTGCTTTCTTCTGCTTCAGTCCCCAGTATATGGAATAAGAGAATGGGAGGCTGTATCTGCTGTGCACAACAG ATTCTTTGGAAGTAACCTTAAAGTCTTACCTGTCCATAGTACTGGAGACATTGTGAAGGCAATGCTAACCATTGCTAAA GCCACCAGTAAACCCCACATAGACAGTTTATGGGATAGGTTGTCTTTAGCCCGAGCTCATGTCATTGAATTGAGCTCAGTTTGGGAATTACTACATGACATGCAGCTACTGTCAGACCAGTCAACCAAAGAAGATCTAGAGATACCACAACCCTGA
- the tomm70a gene encoding mitochondrial import receptor subunit TOM70, translating into MMAASKPVDPDSGSALPRWQLALLVGAPLALGIGAAYLWSRSRAKEKRSKGDGERKTPEGSASPVQGQHGATNPEQDDMSPLDRAQAAKNRGNKYFKAGKYEQAIQCYTEAISLCPKEQKSDLSTFYQNRAAAFEQQSKWTEVVEDCSLAVEMNPRYVKALFRRAKAQERLDNKKECLEDVTAVCILEAFQNQQSMLLADKVLKQLGKEKAKEKYKSREPLMPSPQFIKSYFSSFTDDIISQPLQKGEKKDEDKDKEGESAEVTESSGYLKAKQYMEEENYDKIISECTKEIESKGRYSAEALLLRATFYLLIGNATAAQPDLDRVINMQDANVKLRANALIKRGSMYMQQQLPQLSTQDFNMAAEIDCRNADVYHHRGQLKILLDQVEEAVADFDECILLKPDSALAQAQKCFALYRQAYTGNNPSQVQTAMTGFEDVIKKFPKCAEGYALYAQALTDQQQFGKADEMYDKCIELEPDNATTYVHKGLLQLQWKQDLDLGLDLISRAIEIDNKCDFAYETMGTIEVQRGNLDKAIDMFNKAINLAKSEMEMAHLYSLCDAAYAQTEVARKYGLKPPTL; encoded by the exons aTGATGGCTGCGTCGAAACCCGTCGACCCCGACTCCGGGAGCGCTCTCCCCCGGTGGCAGCTGGCCCTCCTGGTCGGGGCTCCCCTTGCGCTCGGAATTGGAGCCGCGTACCTGTGGAGCAGAAGTCGTGCCAAGGAGAAGCGAAGTAAAGGCGACGGAGAGAGGAAAACCCCCGAAGGCAGCGCCAGCCCAGTCCAGGGCCAGCACGGTGCGACCAACCCCGAGCAGGACGACATG AGCCCTCTAGATAGGGCCCAGGCTGCCAAGAACAGGGGCAATAAGTACTTCAAGGCAGGCAAGTATGAACAAGCCATCCAGTGCTACACAGAGGCCATCAGCCTGTGCCCCAAAGAGCAGAAGAGTGACCTGTCCACCTTCTACCAGAACAGAGCCGCCGCGTTTGAGCAGCAG tcaAAATGGACAGAGGTGGTAGAGGACTGCTCCCTGGCTGTCGAGATGAACCCGCGCTACGTCAAAGCCCTCTTCAGACGTGCCAAGGCCCAGGAAAGACTGGACAACAAGAAGGAGTGCCTAGAAG ATGTGACAGCTGTATGTATCCTCGAGGCCTTCCAGAACCAACAAAGCATGCTCCTGGCTGATAAAGTGCTGAAACAGCTGGGTAAAGAGAAGGCCAAAGAAAAATACAAG AGCCGTGAGCCTCTCATGCCATCTCCTCAGTTCATCAAATCCTATTTTAGCTCCTTCACTGATGACATCATCTCCCAACCCCTTCAGAAGGGGGAGAAGAAGGATGAGGACAAGGATAAAGAGGGCGAGAGTGCTGAGGTCAcggagag CTCGGGCTATTTGAAGGCCAAGCAGTACATGGAGGAGGAGAATTACGACAAGATCATCAGTGAGTGCACGAAGGAGATCGAGTCGAAGGGCAGGTACTCAGCAGAGGCTCTTCTGCTCAGAGCCACCTTCTATCTGCTCATCGGCAATGCCACGGCTGCCCAGCCTGATCTGGACCGAGTCATTAACATGCAGGATGCCAACGTCAAG CTGCGGGCAAACGCTCTGATCAAGCGCGGCAGCATGTACATGCAGCAGCAGCTACCCCAGCTCTCCACCCAAGACTTCAACATGGCTGCTGAAATCGACTGTCGCAACGCGGACGTGTACCACCACAGGGGACAG CTGAAGATCCTTCTGGACCAGGTAGAAGAGGCAGTGGCAGATTTTGACGAATGCATTCTGCTCAAGCCAGACTCTGCCCTAGCTCAGGCCCAGAAGTGTTTTGCTCTG TATAGGCAGGCATATACTGGAAATAACCCATCCCAGGTGCAGACAGCCATGACCGGCTTCGAGGACGTTATCAAGAAGTTTCCAAAGTGTGCAGAGGGCTATGCTCTTTATGCACAG GCACTGACAGACCAGCAGCAGTTTGGGAAGGCAGATGAGATGTATGACAAGTGTATTGAACTAGAGCCTGACAATGCTACAACATATGTACATAAAGG ACTTCTGCAGCTCCAGTGGAAGCAGGACCTGGACTTAGGACTGGATCTCATTAGCAGAGCCATCGAGATTGACAACAAATGTGACTTTGCCTATGAAACTATGGGAACCATTGAAGTCCAAAG AGGCAACCTTGATAAGGCCATCGACATGTTCAACAAGGCCATAAACCTGGCCAAATCTGAGATGGAGATGGCCCATCTGTACTCACTCTGTGATGCTGCCTATGCTCAGACAGAGGTGGCCCGGAAGTACGGGCTCAAGCCCCCGACGCTGTAG